The DNA window TGAGGCAGCTGATGATGTTTCTGTTCACCTTGGGGAAGATGGCTACTGGAGTAGTACCAGTACTCACTCCAATGTGTCACACTGTCAGTCACGTCTCATCTGGCAGTGAGTGAGTTGAGTACTACTACTAGCAAGCAGCATGTGCATGTGCGGTTGCTTGCAGGAATCATTTGTGGTTGGAGGGAAGAACAGGTGTGGTTCCAGGCGGCGTAGCGATCGGTGCCTGGCCGACAGAGGCAACGGAGGCAGGCACGCTTTCTTGCGTATCCAGGAACGAATCAGGAATTCAGGATCGCTGTTCAGTTTGGCTGGCAAAAAACGAAGATAGCCAAGACAGCAAACAAAGTGTGAGCTTTCAGCATTCAGCAAGCACACAAGCCGCTTTCACTCTACATTTTTCTGTCTCCggatgatgatggtgatgcCAATGTCACATGGCCCAGACTCCAGAGCAGCAACTGCAACAAGgtcctttttcttcttagcAATATACTACAACACCTTTTTTTCCATCACACAAATTAGGGATTTTGCAGGAAGATTAATCAACAAATCTCCAGGGAGAAGAAAGAGCATAAGGGATAACTCATAGCGCTGTGTGAGGCTGTGCAAGAGTCAGTAGTAATAATCAGGTAGGCACAAGATCAACACCATAGAACTAAGACAGACTTGTACCATGAAAGCACGCTTGAGAAGGCGACCAATTGCTCTTGCAGATGGACAGTGCAAACAAAAACAGGCACCACAAGGCAAAAATATAACAGAACCGGTGAGCCCTGTGGCTCATATTTCTTAGCTTTCTGCTATTTTAACTGGGCAAGTAACCATCAATGTGCACTTCAAGCTTCACCAGCGGTATAGCTCTTTGTTTCGTCGTGAGCTCTCAGGCTCTGCCTCTTGTTGAAGCAGCTGTTCTGTGAATACCCTGGTATCGCTGACCTGCAATAAATTGTCGGTAAAATGAACGCGGATCAGGGAGTGTTATGAGTATATCTCTACTTGTATAAGCTTTCAGGGTTAACCAAAAGGGATGTGTGATAGCTGACAAATAACAATGCTAAAATCCTGTGAATGGCAAAACAAGGTACTTAAAAGCTATCATCTACATTCTGTTCAATAGGTTCTCCAGTTGCATTCTTTCTACCTAATTATACCGTGGCTTATGCGCGTGCACTTACCGAACTGCTAAGCgatgcattttttataaaaagtttctataaagaAGTTGATCATcccatatttttaaagtagattttcaactttatagtATTAATTCCATCGTTTATACAATGAAATAGCtgacacaaaaataaattttttttcatcttttatctatGTCTAACAAAATAACACAGCCGTAGCATACAACAATGAACAATGCCATCCAATGTAATAGATGCGCAGGTAGATAATCTAACCAAGACCATTTGCATCTGATGTCCTCATGATCCGCAACCTCTTCACAGAGCCGACAAACATTCTGCGCACAAGAACAGACACCACAATAAGCTGTCTGAAAAGCTATTCCAAGTAGCCTTGAAAATTAGAACTACGAAAATTTCTAGTGCCCAGGTTCTAATAGCTACAAAGTGCAACGGGCTTACTCCCAAGGGACATCTCCAACAAGCATCCAGTCACCATCCCTGTCCTCGTAAGTGAGCTGGTATTCGGCTGAGTTGTCTAGTAGTTTCAGAGACTTCGTATTATCTGAAAATACAAGATTAACATAAATTCAGGTTCATCAACAAGATGAACCAAAATATCTGGAAAAGTTTGCAAGATAGTACTTGTATTGTTAAGTATTCGTGTCTAGAGATATTGGACCATACTATTGCATCTACAGCACCATAAATTCTAATGCGGTAGTTTTCAATTTGCACCATGGTGAACTATCTGACCTATGTTGCAAATGTCTAGTTGTCTTGAGCAATTATCATTTGCAGCAACAGTACTGTGCCCAACTAAGTTATATTACATTTAATTTGGTCTGATCTGAAAATATGTGAAACTATCAGCTACTTAAAGTGACGGTTCAGACTCAAGCTTACGAGAAGTGCAAAGACCGATCGACGGCTTCGTGAACATGAGTTCAAGGGCTAAGGCAAGGGTCTTGTATGAGCGGTGCGCATTGAGATCCACCTTCCTTCCAATAACCTCTCCATCCATGTTCACCTTCACCCATCCAGCAACACGCACCTTCTTCTCGCACTCCTCCTTGTCTTTCTGCACGTCAGATTCATTGGTGTTGGTCTTCTTGGTGTCGGCTTCAGATGTATTTTCTTTAGGCTGGTTGAACAGGCTGTTCATCCTGAACTGTCGGATCGGTGGCCATCCCACCACTCCAAAGCTGCTGCCAAACCAGGAAATGCAGTTGGGATTAGTTGAAAAGTGTTGGAAGCCTATATGTGTAGCTCAGCAACTCATCAGGTGCCGATATCCGGTCCTCGTGTCAGAGAAAATCTTAGCACACTTTGTTCTGTCAAAACAGAATTAATGTTGATGTCTGCATATCAGACTGCAGATCAAGCGCCAAAGGTCTCATTTTTGTCCTTGAATTTGGAAGAATAAAGGTGTATAGTGTAGATAGTACTCCTATGTATCTAGCAAATCTTTATCAGGGCTTGGGAGGTTGCCGGTGTGAGTTTTATGCACAGCTGCAGCAAAAGGCATATGCAGATATCCTATGATGCTAATAGTGAGCAGAACGTGGTTAACAGGTTaaaccaaccaaaaaaactgtGTGGCAACCAATCCTATTAGGTAGAAGTAGAAATTAAAGTTGCTGGCTTGAAGTTACTCTGCATCAGAGAATCATAAAAggagctgtttttttttctatcaagTCATACTCCTACATCGTTATGAAATTATGAGGCAGAGAGGAAGGAGCAAGAATCCTGGAGCCGTTGCTTCTGCTCACCTGTGTGGGTGGCCGGAAGCAACCGTCCccggcgaggtggtggcggcgccggggccctcctccgccgtagCCCTCTTGCTCGCCCCCGTCGcgggggaggacgacgacacgGAGGAGTCCGGggacagcgccgccgccgccggctgcagGTCCCTGGCCGTCAGGATTCGGCACGgcgcatgctgctgctgctgctgcttcttggaCCCGAGGCTGAGCCCCAgctcgagctcctcctcgtccccCGCCGagctctcctccgcctccgcctccgtccCCAGCGGCGGCTCGCCGGCAGTGGgccctcctgctcctgctcctgctcctcctctcatggctgctgctgctgcttgggtGCGTGCGAGAGCGAGAgtggagaagagaagaagagaggttGGGGTGCACCTCGACGtcgagagagggaggaaaggaaGGAGGGGGCTATAATTAGCTTGTGGGTATGCGTGGAGTGCCGCAAAGCTTTGGGCTTTGGGCCCTCCTGTCTGTCCtcctgacatgtggggcctgCAGTGCTGGGCTGAGAACTTTTATCTGCTAGAGGGCACCCAACATTTTTATGGGCAGGCACAATGCACTTAGGTTTACTTGGTGTTTGGGCGGATTGCGACAATGTGTTTGGTAGAGATGATGTGTTCTGTGTCTTTTGGCtatagtttttatgaagtggcTTGTGAAATAGGATGACGTTTGTGTTTATCTTGTTATTTTATGATAGCAGCGTAAGATAGAGTTGGTAGCTAtaagagataatatatataaaaagtttgttGTTTGGTTGTCTGGACTATGAACCTTGTAGAGAAAATCAATGGTTCACATGTATTAGCATTGTTCTTTTACTAATTTTTGCTAATAGGCTCTAGGAATGCAGCTAGGGATATTCAATATGTAAGAAATAGCTCGCCCATGAGCCTCACAAGAACTAACTTTGGGTTTTGTAAGATATTTtatctcctcttcttctcaaGCTCTAGAATCACCACTattatgtcattttttttgcaacttaccttaattttttttggaacttaCCCCAATCACCATGGAGGATTATCCCAACAAGGATGCCACGTTATAGGCAAAATGTTTTAGGATAATAGATAACATTATAGACTCATCTTGGAAAGCATCCTCTCTCTTTCACCCTATGATCTGTGAAgtattgtaaataaaaacagtATTCTCGCTTTTATGATTTGTTTCATGTAGGGAAATCCTTCCCATTGTGAccaatttgtaaaaaaatttgagcaTGTGATAATATACATGGATTTAAACACTGGCCAACACCCCAACACTAAGGTGgtcattgttttgctttttgagggaaaaaataaaacgatatatttataaacaataaataatttatgaagaaaattttaatatatgtgttcttagcgatctaaaagcaaatgatgaaaaataaaccatgataaaaaaactctaaaattaactccagaTTTTAGGTcgagaattttaaatttcgacttacaaacataagcaaaagcaagtaGATATGACCTTAAAGCATTCAACTTGCCTTACACTCTACTACTCTTTACGAAATTAGACAACGTTCTATAGTGAATTGCATATTGAATTTTAAGTGATTCatgaaactataaaaattaaggAGTGGTTAACGTACTCgacttgataaaaaaaattagttagcCTATATATAGACTTGCCTAACAAATGGCATGGGACAGAAAGAGGGGGAGACAAAGCAATTTGCTTGTTTGTGGGATGGTTGCCCGTTGGGCGGTGGGTCCCAcctcttttagcttttgttgGTGTACAAAATGCAAAAGACAAAGGGAAAGATGAGAGTGAAAACGGAGAAATGGGAAGGGGTTGGATGCAAGGTGGAAAAAGGTCGCTAACGTGAGCCGTCACGTGTCCTTTGCACCATTGTGCCTAGGCACTTCCAGTACAGACTGTAAAATAGtttctatatgtatttattactATGTCATATAAATGTGtgacatattatttattgaagAGATACATAAAATGAAGAAACTAGTTTTAGATTAAGATCTAGTGTCTTTACGTAAAACAAAACTATCCATGAGAGAGACAAGTAGACCACGtgataacaaaatataaaagttacatTGGGAAAGATAGTTTATTGATACGATATCATAGAGTATAGAAACCaaggctcccatcgttttgttttttaaaggaATAAGCGCAAACGTgtttttacaaatgaaaaataatttgtagataaaacttttatatacgtgtctatagcgactcaaaagcgaaatgtgtaaaataaaccacgataaaaaaatcttaaaatcaagtccaaaattaagttataaaattcaaattttggtttataaacagtTGTATCTGTGAAAAGATTGGGCCCCAAGTTTGTTTCTAGTGAGTGCCCTGATAATAGCTTAAAATATATCTTAAGACAAACAAGatacgcaaaaaaaaaaattgatcctATTTATGTATGTAACGCTTATACAGGGAGGCGGGAGGGCAGCATGGCAAGCGGGGTAGACAAGCGGGTGTGCACGTAGAGAAACGTGGAAGTGATTCATGGGAAAGAGAGCGAGCGAGGCAAAGTGATGAATGGGTGGGGGACAAGCCGACAAGGAAGGCGCGCCAACTGTTGACCCCGTGTGCTCAGCTCCGAcacccctctccccctctgtCCCCACCCACTCACCATTTCCCACTTCCGCTCtttgtataatctatttttttcaataatcgAAACGACATgttcgtgaaaaaaaaataatttaacaaaattttatatatgttcagcGACATATGAACAAGgacttagaaaataaattattataaaaattataaattcaactctaaaaatattaacttATTATATGCACAGAAAAAGACGAGTGTGTTGATTTAGACCAAATGATAATCGATTATAGTAAATAATTTTGGTTGTAGTaggaaaaaacatatttaccaacgaaaaacaatttattaataaaatttgttacatatgtgttcttagcgatataaaaacaaagagagaaaaataaactaggatgaGGAATCCAAattcaacttaaatttaagaatataaaataaaatttaatttataataataaataagcagaaacgaaaaataaCAGATTGATTTGGGCCAAAGTAGCCCTCACCAGGTCCTTTGAGGACTGAGCTTAACGCagcccccccctccccctcacGCTACCCTCGTCCATGGTTGGTCTCTGTTAGTTAACAGAGTATACACGCGTGTGTATTTAGTTGGACTGTACATTACCCGTGCATCCATGTCTTAGCTCTGTTACCTCTTAccctataatataaatatttcatcctaaaatataaatacttgtAATCTGTTTAGAAATTAAggttagaaagaaaaaaaaaaccagtaATGCTCTTTAATAATGAGAAATTGATTGATGAACGTGCGAGGATAGCCAGAGGATAAAATAGCAAAAATCTTAAATAAAAATCGATTAATGGAAGAAGGGCGGGGATTGTttggaatggatggagtaataTGTTCTCAAAGGACGCACACGCGTGTGCGGACGTGTGTGATATACGTTTGTGAGCGTCCTTGTTGTACGctctttaggaaaaaaaaaaaaaaaaggtattcAGGTCCTTCAAGCTCTTCACCCTGTTTCATACGGGCCACTACTGGTGCTTAACAAAAGAAACATTGAGCATGCAAGCTCCTTATTCGTATAAAATTATTGTTCTTCGTGCAGAAACTTACATGAAAAGATCCCAATATACTGTTACACCTCTCATTGGATAAGATTACgtgtgttccttttttttcatttagttTCTGGTATAGATCTTACTGCCAGAGTATGCTCCAGTGGATTGACCACGATCTGCTTTGCGTTCCTTCTTACAAGGCCTCCACTAATTGTGCCTCACGTTGGAGAATTGGTCGACCGAGTCACCTCGCTCAAACACAGCTGCTGCCCCCATGCCAGATCCTGCAAGCAAATCATACATAGTTACATACAATTCCCTCCTTTTTAGCAACGAAGGCTACTTGCATGCATTCTCCTGGCACGCTTCGAAATCGAGAGAAACAAACTCACCGATGCACATGGTGACGACACCGAATCTGCAGTCTCTGCCCCGGCGCTTCATTTCATTCAGGAGAGTTGCGACGCACCGGGCACCTGACCAACACAAGAACAAACAACCACCACCATTTAAATGGCATGCTCGGATGATCTGTGTAGCAGGTACTAACAGTAACAGACTGACAATCTCACATATATACAAGCAGGTGTTTGGTTACCTGTAGCACCAAGAGGATGTCCTAGTGCGATAGCGCCTCCGTTCACGTTTACTTTTGACCGGTCAAGTCCTAGCTTGTTGCAGCAATACACAAACTGGGAAGCGAAGGCCTACAATATAGATGACATGAGTATCAACCATAGTTGCAAAGGTCCAAGGAAAGATGTAAAGCAAATATTGCAGCAACTAACAAACCTCATTCAATTCAAACAGATCGATGTCCTCAATCTGGAGGCCAGCTGACTTCACTGCAGCTGGTATTGCTACCGCAGGTCCAATACCCATAACAGCGGGATCTACTCCAACAGCAGCAAAACTCCTAAAAGACGATTGGAGGCAACGTACAGATGGATCAGTTAAAAGAAAGGGTGGGAATACTTAAGTCCCAACAGCAGTAGCAATAATAATGATGATCACAAACTCTGTTCACACCAAATAATAAGATATCTCATATAGTAGTAACATTCAGGACACATATTAAGACTGAACCAAATGCAGCATATGCAAGGGAATACAGAATGCAGCACCTGAAAACACCAAGTATAGGAAGCCCCTTCTTCATCGCTACATCCCTCCTCATCAGAAGAACAGCTCCAGCACCATCACTCACTTGACTAGAGTtgcctaaaaatttttttaaaaaaatgatgtctCAAGCAATGGACGAAAAGAAGCCTGGTTGCAATAGTAGTGTCAGCTGTCAGCAGAAAGAGCCAAGGTGGAACTGCATACCTGCAGTTGTGCTGCCATCCTTCCGAAAAACTGGTTTAAGCTTTGCCAATCCAGATGCTGTGGTCCCTGGCctaattccatcatcaactgaTATCACAactttcttttcctctccagTCTTGGGGTCAACGATCTGCACATGAAAGGATATCAGTGAACCTTGCTACTTCCTGGTTCTGGTTAGCAAACAATACCATTGTCTGCCAGTGGCTCAACAATAAGGGTGAATTACCAGGTAACATCAcatgaactaaaaaaactcAGTGCATCTTACCTTTGTAGACACTGGAACAATCTCATCTTTGAATTTCCCAGCAGCTGTGGCTGCAGCAGCCCTCCTATGAGATTCAGCCTGTTAAAAACCCAAATTTTGATCATGTTTCGAGTAAAAGGAAGCAttggaattaaaaaaaacaaaaacagatgCATTTAAGTAACTCACAGCAGCCTGATCCTGCTCTTGTCTTGTCACACCAAATCGATGCGCAACATTTTCAGACGTTATTCCCATGGGCAAAAGACAATCCTGTGCTTTCTGGACTTCACTTACCTACAAAGAACGATgtgttacaacttacaaggCATCACCACAGAATCTACAGAAACATAAGGGGTGCTCCGGTGCATACTTTAGGGTTTACTTGTCCTTCCCAACCCATAGAATTTACTGACATGGATTCCAGGCCTGCACCAATCCCTGTTTTTGACACAAAAAAGAGAATTTAGTGCCTTAAAATGATCAGCCAGGTATCAAAGAATGACCGTAGTGGTGGTGTGTCTAAGTAGATACCTATGTCATAGAACCCAGCCTTAATGGCTGCAGCAACATCAGCTACCGCCTGTAACCCAGAGGAACATTGTCGGTTCACAGTTCTAACAGGAACAGTCTCTGCATG is part of the Oryza brachyantha chromosome 2, ObraRS2, whole genome shotgun sequence genome and encodes:
- the LOC102720022 gene encoding auxin-responsive protein IAA10 isoform X2, with product MRGGAGAGAGGPTAGEPPLGTEAEAEESSAGDEEELELGLSLGSKKQQQQQHAPCRILTARDLQPAAAALSPDSSVSSSSPATGASKRATAEEGPGAATTSPGTVASGHPHSFGVVGWPPIRQFRMNSLFNQPKENTSEADTKKTNTNESDVQKDKEECEKKVRVAGWVKVNMDGEVIGRKVDLNAHRSYKTLALALELMFTKPSIGLCTSHNTKSLKLLDNSAEYQLTYEDRDGDWMLVGDVPWEMFVGSVKRLRIMRTSDANGLGQRYQGIHRTAASTRGRA
- the LOC102720022 gene encoding auxin-responsive protein IAA10 isoform X1, with the protein product MRGGAGAGAGGPTAGEPPLGTEAEAEESSAGDEEELELGLSLGSKKQQQQQHAPCRILTARDLQPAAAALSPDSSVSSSSPATGASKRATAEEGPGAATTSPGTVASGHPHSSFGVVGWPPIRQFRMNSLFNQPKENTSEADTKKTNTNESDVQKDKEECEKKVRVAGWVKVNMDGEVIGRKVDLNAHRSYKTLALALELMFTKPSIGLCTSHNTKSLKLLDNSAEYQLTYEDRDGDWMLVGDVPWEMFVGSVKRLRIMRTSDANGLGQRYQGIHRTAASTRGRA
- the LOC102720408 gene encoding 3-ketoacyl-CoA thiolase 2, peroxisomal, which gives rise to MEKAIDRQRVLLAHLLPSSSSSNQPLLSASACAAGDSAAYQRTSAYGDDVVVVAAYRTPICRAKRGGFKDTYPEDLLTTVLKAVLDNTRINPGEIGDIVVGSVLGPGSQRAVECRAAAFYAGFPETVPVRTVNRQCSSGLQAVADVAAAIKAGFYDIGIGAGLESMSVNSMGWEGQVNPKVSEVQKAQDCLLPMGITSENVAHRFGVTRQEQDQAAAESHRRAAAATAAGKFKDEIVPVSTKIVDPKTGEEKKVVISVDDGIRPGTTASGLAKLKPVFRKDGSTTAGNSSQVSDGAGAVLLMRRDVAMKKGLPILGVFRSFAAVGVDPAVMGIGPAVAIPAAVKSAGLQIEDIDLFELNEAFASQFVYCCNKLGLDRSKVNVNGGAIALGHPLGATGARCVATLLNEMKRRGRDCRFGVVTMCIGSGMGAAAVFERGDSVDQFSNVRHN